The stretch of DNA AGTAAGCCTGCCAAGCCAAAATGGTCAACATCTCATCCGTCGATCCCATCGCCAGCGGCCCGTTCGGATCATAGCCGATACTGTTCTTCATCGGGCCGGCAATTTCCGTCTTGAATGAGGGATTATGATTTTTCGATATCGGAATTCCGGGAAACCGAGAAACTTGGACCTGCAAACAGTCACTCATTAACTTCGACCAGGTTGCCCACAGGTATGTAAAATCCAACAGGGTTCCATCCTTATCGAACAGAATGCCCTGAACCCGATAGCTTCGATGATTTATATGAAGGACCGCCATCCCGCATACCCCATTCATTTATCCGCATTTCAATTTCTACCAAAAAGGCCTTCACAAAGAGCGTGAAGGCCTTTTTTATTTACCATTGTCAATCTGCGTTCTGTAAAATAAAATGGTCGAGACGACAGGATTTGAACCTGCGACCTCTTGGTCCCGAACCAAGCGCTCTACCAAGCTGAGCCACGTCTCGACATTACAACAGCGAAATTTATTATAGCACGATCCACCTTGCGGCGCAATATCGCCTATCGCAAATTTTTACGCTAATTTATGGTGGCGCGCCCGATACGATTCGAACGTACGACCCACAGTTTAGGAAACTGTTGCTCTATCCTGCTGAGCTACGGGCGCGTGAAATCAGCAAAAGTTATTATACCACAATTGATCTCCAAATCAAATAGATGAAAACTGGAAACGTGCCGATAGCCGCAGCAGAAAAAGCCCCTTTTCGGAGGCTTCCTCTGACTTGACATTCCCGTATCCCGTTCGTCCTACGGTTATTTCGCAATCAGTACCGGGCAATGCGCTTGTTGGACCACATTGTGGCTGACGCTGCCCAGGAACAGTTCCTTCATGCTGCTCAAGCCGCGGCTGCCCATTACAATCAGGTCGCAATCGTTATCTTTGGCGTATTCCGCCAGCATTTTAGCAGGGTTGCCCTCCAAAGCGATGGTTGCCGTTTTGTTCGGAACGGCATCCAGCTTGCCTTTGATTTTCCCGAACAATTCCTCCGTGCTTCTCTGGCGGCTCTCCGCCAATTCCTCCACGGATACAATGTCATAATAGCCAAATGTTTGCACATAGCGGTCATCCCACACCGTCACGGCATGAACTTCAATCCGGCTGTCCTGCTCCGCCAGCTTCAACGCCAGATCCAGCGCCTTGTCGCTCAACTCCGAACCGTCATACGCCACCAAAATTCTCGAATAAAAACCGAACATTGCACATTCCTCCTCAGATTTTAGTTCCCCAGGGAAACTATTTGAATTTTCTTTGCTTAATGCTATTTTCAACGATTTCGCTTCCAAATTCTGTGATTAATATCACGTGTGCAAAAATTGCGCTTATTCCGCTGCTGAAAGAATATTTCCCCCTGTCTGCAGGGAATAAGAAGGGTAGGCTGCAAAAAACGGCAGGGATGAACGGAATGAAAACGAAATGAAAACGGTTGTGACTTTTCTGATGCTGACAATAGGCTTAATGCCAATCGCCGGCTGCTGGAGCGGCAGGGAGTTGTCCGATTCCGCCATATTGGTTGCGGCAGCTATCGAAAAAAAAGGTAACAATATCAAAATCACTTATCAGGTGCTTGATCCCAGAAAATTGGAGAAGGAAGAATCTGAAGCCAGGGTCGTCATCAGTTCTGAAGCCCCGACGGCCCATGAGGCCACATGGCGGATCATCAAAGGGCTGAAACGGCGATTGTTCGTTTCGCATACGAAAGCGGTCATTTACAGTACGGAGCTCGCCAAGGAAGGCAAGCTGCACGCCCTTCAGGACGCCATGAACCGCGATCAGCAGTTCCGCCTGAACAGCTACATTTATGTGGCCGATCACCCCGCTGACATACTGGGCGCCCGGTCGCCGTTGGAAGCGATGACGGGGTTGGGTTTATCCAAGGGAGCCGAAACCGTGGAAAGAGACCTGTCGGAAATGATCGTTGTTCCCTTGTGGAATTTTATGAAAATGAGTCTCGGACCGACTGGAAGCACCTATACTTCTTTCCTAGAACTGCACAAAGAAAAGGAACCGGCATTAACTCATGTGGATATTGACGGTCCGGTCATCTTCAAAAAAGGCAAGCTGGTCAAAACCATCCATTCCCCGGAAATTACCCGCGGGATCCTTTGGTTCGAAAACAAAGTCGAAGGAACGTCCGTCAGTCTGAGCATTCCCGGAGAACCGAAGCATAAAGCGGCGATCGAAGTCCACAAGACTTCCTCGAAGATCACCCCCCGGTTCGAGCAGGGCAAACTGGTGATCGACGTAACGGTTCAATCGGCGGGAGACATTAATGAATGGCAATCCCCGCAGGCGTTGACCCTCCCAAAGCTCAAGCTGCTTGAACGGGAGTACAAAGACCAAATTATCAAAGAAATGCGGGGAGCGCTTAAGAAGATGCGCGAGGATCCGGTCACTGACGTGCTGAACATCGGCCTTGAAGTGTTCCGCCAGTATCCGGATTATTGGAGCAGGGTGCATGACGATTGGGACGACCTCTTTAAAAAAATCGACGTGAACATTAAAGTTGTAGCCAAAATTCAAAACTTGGGGATGGTGAAAGACAGAAGGGCAGATCATCCGAAATCCGATTTGTTCCCATGGAGTAAATGAACCGAGCTTTGTCCGTTAGAATAATCAACCCCAATTTGAGGGAATATTTATAAAAGAAAGCGAGGGAGAGCGAATGTTTTTCGCAAGCTGGTTTAAACGCAAACAGAACAACGGCTCGGGAAGTCGGCAAATTCAATCTTCTTCGCCGCAGGGTCTGCCCATCTTTCCGGACCTGGAGCAGAACAAGCTATTTTTCAAGCAAATAATGGGCAATCCCCCCGATCTGATTTTCCGCGATATCATGTGCGGTTCCAATCAAACAAAACTGCTGCTAATCGGAATGAACGGACTTGTGGATAAAGACATCCTCTACCAGTCAGCCATCAAACCGCTGGTGGAGAACGACCAGGCCCCCATGGAAAGTCTCTCCGATATTGAAAATACACTTCATGTCGGCATTTTCAATCGGGGACGCGATCTGGGCGATCTCTTGAAAAAACTGTTAACAGGCAATGTCATCCTGCTGATGGAAAAACAAACGGAAGCCATCATTATCAACGCTCAAGGGTTTGAAGAACGAACCATTGAAGAACCGAAGACCGAGCCGATCGTCCGCGGACCTCATGAAGGATTTACGGAAGCGTTGGGAACCAATCTTGCATTGATGCGCAGAAGACTTCACGATCCGATGCTCCGCTTCGATATTCTGAAAGTCGGGATCAAATCCCCGGTCGACGTATGCGTTCTTTATATTCAGGATATTGCAGCTCCGGAAATCGTTGAGGATATTAAAAATCGTATTCGCAGAATTAAAACGGAAGCCATTCTCGGTTCCGGCTACATTGAAGAATACATCGATGAACAGCCCCAATCGTTGTTCGCCACCGTCGGGAACACGGAAAGACCCGACAAGCTTGCCGGAAAATTGCTGGAAGGCCGGGTGGGCATCCTCGTGGACGGCACGCCAACCGCATTGTGGCTTCCCTATTTGTTCCTGGAGGCGATGCAATCCCCCGAGGATTATTATTCATTGCCGTTTTATACCTCCTTCATCCGAATGCTCCGGTATGCCTCTTTTTGGATCTCGCTTATTCTGCCTGCCTTTTATGTGGGAGCGCAAAATTTCCACAAAGAAATGATCCCGACGACCCTCTTGGCCAGCATTGCCGCCGCCCGCGAAGGCGTCCCTTTTCCGTTGGTCATGGAAGTCATCTTCATGCTGTTATTATTTGAAATCTTGAAAGAAGCAGGCGTACGCATGCCGAGATCGATCGGACAAGCCGTCTCAATCGTGGGGGCGCTGATCCTCGGCGATGCCGCTGTGCAAGCCGGCATCGTCGGAACGCCGACGATTATCGTTGTCGCCCTTGCGGGAATTACCACATTTATCGTGACACCATACACCGACGCGGTCAGCCTCCTGAGAATTCTGCTGATCATTCCCGCTTCCATTCTCGGTCTATTTGGTCTTCTTATGGGGGTACTTGCCATGCTGACGCACCTCGCTTCCATGACCAGTGCGGGTGTCCCATATCTTTCGCCGTTTGCCCCAACTTATTTCCGCGATTGGAAAGACACCTTCGTACGTGTTCATCTTAAGAATATGGATCGGGCGCCGGAATCCATTCCGCAGCAGCGAAAAATCCGGCATGAGAAACCATGAATCAAGGATCGGGCGCCGGCCGGCAACAGAAAACAAAGAAGGGGTGCTGCGTGATATTGCTTAAGGCCGCATTGCTCAGGACATTCATGCCGCTTCTTCTGTTTGCTGTCTTGCTGACCGGTTGTTGGAGCTCCCGGGAATTGTCCGATTCGGCCATACTTTCAGGGGCAGCAATCGAGAAGATCGGGGGAGAATATAAAATCATATATCAGGTCATGGATCCGAAAAAAATCAAGAAGAACGAATCGAAAGCCGACGTGATCATCACTTCCGAAGGACCCACTGTGCATGAGGCCACCCTGCGGCTGGCCAAAGGGCTGAAGCGCCGGTTGTTCTTATCGCATACAAGGGCGATCATCATCAGTACCGAGCTTGCCCGCAAGGAAGGCATTCTTCCCCTTCTGGACTTTGGAAACCGGGATCAGCAGTTTCGCCTGAACAGCTACATTTACGTTGCCGATCATCCCGCGAAAATTCTCGGTCTCGCCTCTCCTTTGGATCCGATATCGGCATTCGGGCTGTTCAAAGGCACGGACTCTGTCAAGCATGATGTCTCGGAAATGACGGCGGTGTCCCTACGGGAATTTATGCAGATGAACCAAAGCCCGGTCGGGAGCGGCTATGTAACTTTACTGAAAATACATAAGGAAAAACCGCCCGCCATGATACACGTCGATATCAACGGGGCAGCCGTTTTCAAAGATGATAAACTGGTTAAAGTCGTTCGCTCCCCCCTCCTCACTCGCGGCATCTTGTGGTTCGAGAACAAAGTCAAGTTCGGTTCGATGAGCCTGCCGATCCCCGGAGACCCGAGGTCGATGGCGGCGATTGAACTTCACTCCAGTTCCTCCAAGATCAAACCAAAATTGAGAGAAGGCAAATTGACCTTTGATGTGAATGTGGAAGCCAGCGGGGACATTAATGAATGGCAGTCCGGCCAACCGTTGACAGAGAGAAAAATAAAGCAGCTGGAATTGCAGATGAAAAAGCAAGTCATTGAGGAAATGAATGCCGCATTGAAGGAAATGCGGAAAGATCCGGCCACGGACATTCTCAACCTCGGCATGCAAGTATACCGGCATTATCCGAAATATTGGCATCAAGTCCATGAGGATTGGGACGAAATCTTCAAGCGTACGGACGTCCGCATTCACGTAAAATCCAAAATCACGAATTTGGGAATGGTAAAAGATCGGGTGGCCGACCGACCGCAGACCCGTCTGTTTCCGGGGATTGACTGACTTGCTTCGCAGAATGGCCAACTCACTTGTCAAAGGGGGGATTGCAGATGATCCGTCGGCGCGAAGCGCTTTTTTTCCTGTTCATGGTCCTGCCGATTATAGGACATGTGGTTATCCTGCCCATGCTCTATGACTTTGCGGGACGGGACGCCTGGATTTCCGTGCTGCTG from Ferviditalea candida encodes:
- a CDS encoding universal stress protein, translated to MFGFYSRILVAYDGSELSDKALDLALKLAEQDSRIEVHAVTVWDDRYVQTFGYYDIVSVEELAESRQRSTEELFGKIKGKLDAVPNKTATIALEGNPAKMLAEYAKDNDCDLIVMGSRGLSSMKELFLGSVSHNVVQQAHCPVLIAK
- a CDS encoding Ger(x)C family spore germination protein, which encodes MKTVVTFLMLTIGLMPIAGCWSGRELSDSAILVAAAIEKKGNNIKITYQVLDPRKLEKEESEARVVISSEAPTAHEATWRIIKGLKRRLFVSHTKAVIYSTELAKEGKLHALQDAMNRDQQFRLNSYIYVADHPADILGARSPLEAMTGLGLSKGAETVERDLSEMIVVPLWNFMKMSLGPTGSTYTSFLELHKEKEPALTHVDIDGPVIFKKGKLVKTIHSPEITRGILWFENKVEGTSVSLSIPGEPKHKAAIEVHKTSSKITPRFEQGKLVIDVTVQSAGDINEWQSPQALTLPKLKLLEREYKDQIIKEMRGALKKMREDPVTDVLNIGLEVFRQYPDYWSRVHDDWDDLFKKIDVNIKVVAKIQNLGMVKDRRADHPKSDLFPWSK
- a CDS encoding spore germination protein, translating into MFFASWFKRKQNNGSGSRQIQSSSPQGLPIFPDLEQNKLFFKQIMGNPPDLIFRDIMCGSNQTKLLLIGMNGLVDKDILYQSAIKPLVENDQAPMESLSDIENTLHVGIFNRGRDLGDLLKKLLTGNVILLMEKQTEAIIINAQGFEERTIEEPKTEPIVRGPHEGFTEALGTNLALMRRRLHDPMLRFDILKVGIKSPVDVCVLYIQDIAAPEIVEDIKNRIRRIKTEAILGSGYIEEYIDEQPQSLFATVGNTERPDKLAGKLLEGRVGILVDGTPTALWLPYLFLEAMQSPEDYYSLPFYTSFIRMLRYASFWISLILPAFYVGAQNFHKEMIPTTLLASIAAAREGVPFPLVMEVIFMLLLFEILKEAGVRMPRSIGQAVSIVGALILGDAAVQAGIVGTPTIIVVALAGITTFIVTPYTDAVSLLRILLIIPASILGLFGLLMGVLAMLTHLASMTSAGVPYLSPFAPTYFRDWKDTFVRVHLKNMDRAPESIPQQRKIRHEKP
- a CDS encoding Ger(x)C family spore germination protein — protein: MILLKAALLRTFMPLLLFAVLLTGCWSSRELSDSAILSGAAIEKIGGEYKIIYQVMDPKKIKKNESKADVIITSEGPTVHEATLRLAKGLKRRLFLSHTRAIIISTELARKEGILPLLDFGNRDQQFRLNSYIYVADHPAKILGLASPLDPISAFGLFKGTDSVKHDVSEMTAVSLREFMQMNQSPVGSGYVTLLKIHKEKPPAMIHVDINGAAVFKDDKLVKVVRSPLLTRGILWFENKVKFGSMSLPIPGDPRSMAAIELHSSSSKIKPKLREGKLTFDVNVEASGDINEWQSGQPLTERKIKQLELQMKKQVIEEMNAALKEMRKDPATDILNLGMQVYRHYPKYWHQVHEDWDEIFKRTDVRIHVKSKITNLGMVKDRVADRPQTRLFPGID